CACGTTGCGCTCAAATTGCTGGTAGTAGGCTTGGGCTTCCATTCTATTTTATGGGGCAATCAATTAGGCTACAAAGAACGTCATGCTGAGCGAAGTCGAAGCATCTCTCCTGCGCAAGTAAACTATTCACTGCTGCGGTAGAGATGCTTCGACTTCGCTCAGCATGACGGCCTGGGTTTCCTTATAACAACTCTTTCACAATCTGCTCCACGCCGATGCCTTCGGCTTCGGCTTTGAAGTTGCGCACGAGGCGGTGGCGCAGGATGGGCACGGCCACGGCGCGCACGTCCTCAATATCGGGCGAGTACTTGCCGTTGAGCAGCGCGTTGCACTTGGCGCCCACAATGAGGTGTTGCGAGGCGCGGGGCCCGGCGCCCCACTCCAGCAGTTGCGTGGAGCGGGTGGCGGCGCGCTCGGTGCCGGGGCGGGTTTTGTGCACCAGGCTCACGGCGTATTCCACCACGTTGTCGGCCACCGGCACGCGGCGCACCAACTCCTGGAAGGCTTGAATATCGGCCGCGTGCAGGATTTTGTTTACCGAGTGCTTGCGGTCGGAGGTGGTGTTCTTAACGATGTTCAGCTCCTCAGCGTAGGTCGGGTAACCCAGCTCAATATTGAACATAAAGCGGTCGAGCTGCGCTTCGGGCAGGGGGTAGGTGCCTTCCTGCTCGATGGGGTTTTGGGTGGCCAGCACGAAGAACGGGCGCGCCAACGCGTAGCGCTGCCCGGCCACCGTCACGGCGTATTCCTGCATCGACTCCAGCAGCGCGGCCTGGGTTTTGGGCGGCGTGCGGTTGATTTCGTCAGCCAGGATGATGTTGGCGAAGATGGGTCCCTTCACAAAGTGAAAGTCCCGCTGCTGGTTCATCGTTTCCGAGCCCACAATGTCGGAAGGCATCAAATCCGGCGTGAACTGAATGCGGTTGAACGACAGGTCCAGGGAGTCGGCAATGGTTTGAATCAGCAGGGTTTTGGCCAATCCGGGCACGCCTACCAGAAGGCTGTGCCCTTGCGAAAACACGGCGGTGAGCACCAGCCGCACCACTTCGTCTTGCCCCACGATGACTTTGCCGATTTCCTGGCGCAGCTTCTGGAAGGAGTCTGCCAGGGCATCGGCGGCTTCTTTGTCGTTCCTCATAGATTAAGCTAGTAGCCAATGGCAGAATACCATTAGCTATTGGTAGAGTAAAGTAAAGCGGAGGCCAGACAAAAAACTAATGGCGCGCTGCCATTGGCCCGCGGCTTAGCGTTCGGCCACGTCCAGCACCTTGCACTGGGCGTACTCGGGCGCAATTTCCAGGTACACCGTGCCGCGGTTCTTCAGGAACCACTCGTCGAGCGCCTTGTTGCGCTTCTCGTTCAGGGCCGCGGCGGCAATCTTCTGGTAGTCTTCCTGCAGGTTGGCCTGGTGAGGCGGGGTGTTCGACTTCAGCCACAGGATGCGCATGGCGTCTTTGCCGTCGTCGGTGCGGTAGGGCAGGGGCGGGGTGATGTGGCCCACCTTCATCGTGTCGATGGTAAAGAAGATGGCCGGGTCGAGCTTGTCGAGGGGCAGGCGCGAGCCGCCGTCCTGGCGGTTCTGGAGCAGGCCGCCGTTGCCGGCGCTGGACTTATCGGCCGAATTGTCTTTGGCCGCTTTGGCAAAGGTGATGCTGTCGGAAAGGATCTGGCGGCGAAGCTTGGTCAGAAGCTTGGCCGATTCGCTGGCGTCGGCCGCACCGGTTTCGGGCTTGAGCAGGATGTGGCGCGTCGAAAACGTGTTGCCCTTGCGCTCAATGAATTGAATAAGGTGGAAGCCGAACTGCGACTGCACCACGGGCGAAAGCTGCCCCGGCTCCAGCTTCATCGAAGCTGCTTCATACTCCGGCACCAGCTCCCCGCGTTTGAAGAAGCCCAGGTAGCCGCCTTCTTTGGCCGAGCCCGGGTCCTGCGAGTACTGCTTGGCCAGGGTGGCAAAATCGGCGC
This region of Hymenobacter sedentarius genomic DNA includes:
- a CDS encoding peptidylprolyl isomerase is translated as MNRAAASALLTLLLLLGFAPTSQAQLGITRTKGQQLLDGIVVKVDNQIVLQSDVENIYAQEVARAEGKPLPPDLKCKILQSLVLNKLMLARAEVDSVTVDDKQVNNEVDRRMAYFVQQIGSEKRLEEQYNKPIKALKDDLRPQIKDQLTQQKMQETITGKVAVTPREVAQYFSKVPKDSLPYFSTEVEVGQIVVPAQVNEKAKQAAIAKLNDIRAQVLAGADFATLAKQYSQDPGSAKEGGYLGFFKRGELVPEYEAASMKLEPGQLSPVVQSQFGFHLIQFIERKGNTFSTRHILLKPETGAADASESAKLLTKLRRQILSDSITFAKAAKDNSADKSSAGNGGLLQNRQDGGSRLPLDKLDPAIFFTIDTMKVGHITPPLPYRTDDGKDAMRILWLKSNTPPHQANLQEDYQKIAAAALNEKRNKALDEWFLKNRGTVYLEIAPEYAQCKVLDVAER
- a CDS encoding AAA family ATPase, translating into MRNDKEAADALADSFQKLRQEIGKVIVGQDEVVRLVLTAVFSQGHSLLVGVPGLAKTLLIQTIADSLDLSFNRIQFTPDLMPSDIVGSETMNQQRDFHFVKGPIFANIILADEINRTPPKTQAALLESMQEYAVTVAGQRYALARPFFVLATQNPIEQEGTYPLPEAQLDRFMFNIELGYPTYAEELNIVKNTTSDRKHSVNKILHAADIQAFQELVRRVPVADNVVEYAVSLVHKTRPGTERAATRSTQLLEWGAGPRASQHLIVGAKCNALLNGKYSPDIEDVRAVAVPILRHRLVRNFKAEAEGIGVEQIVKELL